The nucleotide window TCGGAAGGTGGAGTAAGAATCAATTCTGCTGGCCAATCATGCCATGATGTGCAATGATGGCATATGAAGTACAAGTGCATAACAAATTAAAGCCAAAGAAACTTgttaatctattttattttagcaTAATTAGATAGCAATAATAGTTGGCGACAGAATTTAATTAAACTCTTTTCAAAtcaaaggaaaaggaaagaattTCAACAgcatttcttgtttgattctttCAATTATTCCAACAATAGAAGAACTACATTTGGTAAACAACTCACTCCAGCCACCAAATTTATATCAAATCATATATATGTACAAATAAATGAAGTAATCTTGTTTTCTCAAagtaatataaatatatgatagCAAAGTACTTGATGTTTATATGCTATCTTTTGTATTGACTTGGATGTGTGTACTGTTGGAGGAGAGAGTAAGGCCATCATTGGTGTTGTTACTTGTATGATTATGATGTGAATGATCCATAACTGGTGCCGGCGCTGGTGCCGGTGATGAGGCCAGTTCCCCTTCAGCTACATCCGACTTGGTTGGCAATGGTGCTGTTGTTATCATGTAATTGTGTGTGTAACCAATCATTCTTCTCGCCTTCATTCCCTCTGTAACTGTCACACTCCCTGCAAAGTTGCCTACATAAATTTAAACAACATTCATTAATTATAGGAATGAGGAGTAAGCAAACACAATATAGTAAAAAAGAAATCATGTTTATATGTTGATATGCATACCATTTACATCGAGGTCAGCCTTTGAATTTTCTGATAAGAGTATAAGAGTGGGTGTGATGATTGTAAGCAACGCCCAGAAGAAGAATATTGGAACGAGAGTTTTTTCACTCATTTGTGACGCCTACACCAATTTCATGCACCTGTAATAACTATTATTATGTGTCagggaagagaagagaagaggacaagaaagaaggaaagaaagaaaagaagacaaTGTTTTTGGGTTCAAAACATAGCTGGCCATGTTTAAAACATAACTGCTatagaaaaatttaataactaatttgatattggatatattattttcaatatgCATTATAAATAAACCAGTATTAGAGTCAAGGATTAACAACTAAACTTGTGATTTGTTTTCTCGGTTGTTGGATGGTTGTTATAGCAATTGATATGGTTGGCTGTTTATTCCAAGTCAGAATCTCTCGTGGCTTCCTACCATTGGCGCTCATTCtagtattattttctttttttaataaacccGTGCCCCTCTCTTATTGATGTTTACCCCCCAACTAGTACATTATAATGCAacctttttataataataacaataacaaaaacaCTATTGGCACGTACACTATAGGTTGACATAATAACAGTCTGCTAAGTTGTTTTTTCTAATCATACAgatattttctttccattttttggTCAAACACCATCCACTAGCTTAAGATAACACCTCGATACTTCACTTTTCTATAtagaattttatatatttgcatttctACTCCCTTAGAGGAATTTCTGACGTGTTCCCATACTAGTAAGTGGATACTCAAGTGCAGTCTACTTTAcatgaagttgatatttgagaatggttaaatgatttgactgatttgactaaatttttatctaacagctctcagctatcaacttcacgtgaaatcgactgcacctgagttttcccCTACAAGTAATTGAGGCAAGTGAGCACCCTATGGAATAATTCACATGATTCGAAACTAAGTTGAAGTTGCCGGCATTCTAATTTctaagaaagaaaataacattAGGGGTTAAAACAGTTGCACTAAAAACCAAAAGCAGATATCTTAAGATGCTTGCTTGCTGACAGTTTTTACGATTAAAAGAAACATAATTTCTTTCCAAATGTCTCTGTCTTATTTGCTTAATAATGAAGACATGTACAATCCATACTTATATCCATCTAGAGTCACGAACGTTGGAACTCCCATTTCAATCAAGAGTGAAGAACGCTATAGAAGGTTCCTTCGAAGTCTCAAAC belongs to Arachis duranensis cultivar V14167 chromosome 8, aradu.V14167.gnm2.J7QH, whole genome shotgun sequence and includes:
- the LOC107460037 gene encoding uncharacterized protein LOC107460037, with the protein product MSEKTLVPIFFFWALLTIITPTLILLSENSKADLDVNGNFAGSVTVTEGMKARRMIGYTHNYMITTAPLPTKSDVAEGELASSPAPAPAPVMDHSHHNHTSNNTNDGLTLSSNSTHIQVNTKDSI